The nucleotide sequence GTATTCAAAGATGACGGAAGATGAGATTGATCGAGTCATCGGGATCGTTCGTGATCTTGTGACGAGGAGCCGACGCTAATGAAACGTACGTGTGATATTTGTTTGGCAACTCTTGGATTGCTCATCACCTCGCCGCTCCTGGCTCTGATTGCTCTGTTGATCAAGCTTGACTCGTCAGGGCCTGTGATCTTCCGGCAGATTCGTGTCGGGCAAGGATTCCGCCCATTCGCGATTCGAAAGTTTCGCACAATGGTCGCGACTGATTCAGTGGGCGGCCCACTTGTCACTGTTGGTCGAGATCGTCGTATCACGAGGGTTGGGCATATTTTGCGGGGGCTTAAGCTTGATGAATTGCCACAGTTATGGAATGTCCTTCTAGGGGATATGAGCCTTGTGGGGCCAAGACCGGAAGTTCCTCGTTATGTGGAGTGTGCACGTGCGGAATTTGCCGAAGTGCTTACGGTGCGACCTGGTATCACGGACTTGGCGTCGTTGAAGTACATTAATGAAGCCGCAATTCTCGACGCTTCGGCGAACCCTGAGGAAGAGTATCAGCATAAAGTTCTTCCGGAAAAGCTACGGCTGGCAAAGCTCTATATCCGCCATATGTCTTTGCGGCTTGATTTCGCCATTATCTTGCAGACCGTGCTTCGTATTGCCAAATTGCCCCTTGTGGTTCTTACGCTTCCGGAGCTCAAGGCTGCAGTTGAGGTTTCGACCGATTCTCCATGGTCAGGCTTGTCTGCTTTCATTATCAGATGGAGGCGGCCCATTATTGTTGTAATCGACGTAGGGCTTATCATTCTGGCTAACTACCTAGCATTTTTCCTGCGATACGATGGGAATATTCCCCAGGGCGAGCGCTACGTCTTTGAGCAGACTGTACTGGGGTTGGTTGCCGTCAGGGGAGTTGCATTTGCTTTGTATGGCCTGAACGAAGGTTTGTGGCGATACACCAGCTTGTGGGATCTTCAGAATATTCTGAAGGGTGTCCTGGCGAGCACAGTCGCGTTTGTCGGCTGGGTTTATTGGGTGATGGGGATTTACAGCTACCCTCGTTCCATATTTGCTATCGATGCCATACTCGTAGTGGGGTTCCTTGCAGGCGTGAGATTATCCTCGAGAGTTTTGCGCGATAAAGTCGTATTTCAGAAACGGCGAAGGGTATTGGTGATTGGTGCTGGAGATTCGGGCGAGCGGGTTGTGCGAGAGATGAAGACGCGCAGCGTATTTAATTGCCAACCTGTTGGGCTTGTTGACGACAATGGTCTACTCCTCAATCAGCGTATTCACGGAGTTCGCGTGCTGGGGGCCATGCAAGATATCCCTAAGCTGATGGAAACGCTCAAGCCAGAGGTTGTTGTGGTTGCGGTGCCCAATCCGACACCGGAGTTCCTTCGTGACCTGGTCATCAAGCTAGAGCCATATGATGTGTCAATTAAGACCTTGCCTGGCAAGGAAGAGCTTCTCACGGATCAAAGCGCTGTTAGTCAGATTCGAAATGTGTCCATCCCCGATCTTTTGTCTCGTGCCCCTGTGAATCTCGACAGTCGTGCCACGAGACAGCTAGTGCGAGATAAAACGGTCATGATTACTGGTGCAGGTGGATCGATTGGGTCAGAATTGGCTCGCCAAATTGCGTCGTTCGAGCCCAAGGTGCTGTTGTTGTATGAGCGTCACGAGAACAGTCTCTATAACATCCATAAGGAGCTTGATGATAAGAAGTATCCCTTCTCAATTATTCCATTGATTGGGGATATTACAGATGCACAAAGACTTTCGGCCGTACTTGAGCGATACCGTCCGCAGATTTTGTTTCATGCAGCGGCGCACAAGCATGTCCCTCTTGTTGAGGCGAATCCTGTTGAGGCCGTGAAGAATAATTGCATTGGCACGCGTATCGTGGCTGAAGCGGCCAGTCTTTATGGAGTAGAGCAATTCGTCCATATTTCGACTGACAAAGCAGTCAACCCATCGAGTGTGATGGGTGCGACCAAACGAGTGGCTGAGCTCGTTATTCAGGACATTGCCAGAACCAGCCGGACGAGATTTCTTCTCGTTCGGTTTGGAAATGTTCTCGGCAGTAGTGGGAGCGTCTTGCTTCGTTTCCAGGAACAGATCAGATCTGGTGGTCCGGTGACGGTGACGCACCCGGAGATCCGACGCTACTTCATGCTGATTCCGGAGGCGGTGCAGCTGGTTCTCCAGGCGGCCACTATTGGGGAGCAAGGTCATACCTACATTCTCGATATGGGGGAGCAAATCAAAGTGCTGGATATTGCTCGAAGTCTTATTCGTTTGTCCGGACTTGTCCCCGGTAGAGATGTTCCTATTCGATTTGTAGGGCTTCGTCCGGGAGAGAAGCTGTATGAGGAGTTAGTCGGTGAGGGAGAGATCGCGGTGAACTCCCCGCTGGACAAGATTTTGCAAATCCGGACGGTCAATCCTCTCGACTTCGACATATTTCGAGAGAAACTATCGGCGCTGGAAGTTGCCAGCTCTCATGATGAGCCCATTGTCGTGCTTGAACACCTGAAGGAAATTGTTCCGATGTTTGCGACAGCGGGTACGGAGTCTGAACTGGAAGCCATTCCAAGCGGAGTCGATTCTTTCGTGAAACAGTGATGGCGACAGGGAGAAGCATTACAGGTCCACATCGTGGTCGTGTCTTCCCACAAAACTTGGAGCATAGGTAACCATGCAACATTTTGAGGCCCCTGTACACGTAGA is from Candidatus Nitrospira nitrosa and encodes:
- a CDS encoding SDR family NAD(P)-dependent oxidoreductase, with translation MKRTCDICLATLGLLITSPLLALIALLIKLDSSGPVIFRQIRVGQGFRPFAIRKFRTMVATDSVGGPLVTVGRDRRITRVGHILRGLKLDELPQLWNVLLGDMSLVGPRPEVPRYVECARAEFAEVLTVRPGITDLASLKYINEAAILDASANPEEEYQHKVLPEKLRLAKLYIRHMSLRLDFAIILQTVLRIAKLPLVVLTLPELKAAVEVSTDSPWSGLSAFIIRWRRPIIVVIDVGLIILANYLAFFLRYDGNIPQGERYVFEQTVLGLVAVRGVAFALYGLNEGLWRYTSLWDLQNILKGVLASTVAFVGWVYWVMGIYSYPRSIFAIDAILVVGFLAGVRLSSRVLRDKVVFQKRRRVLVIGAGDSGERVVREMKTRSVFNCQPVGLVDDNGLLLNQRIHGVRVLGAMQDIPKLMETLKPEVVVVAVPNPTPEFLRDLVIKLEPYDVSIKTLPGKEELLTDQSAVSQIRNVSIPDLLSRAPVNLDSRATRQLVRDKTVMITGAGGSIGSELARQIASFEPKVLLLYERHENSLYNIHKELDDKKYPFSIIPLIGDITDAQRLSAVLERYRPQILFHAAAHKHVPLVEANPVEAVKNNCIGTRIVAEAASLYGVEQFVHISTDKAVNPSSVMGATKRVAELVIQDIARTSRTRFLLVRFGNVLGSSGSVLLRFQEQIRSGGPVTVTHPEIRRYFMLIPEAVQLVLQAATIGEQGHTYILDMGEQIKVLDIARSLIRLSGLVPGRDVPIRFVGLRPGEKLYEELVGEGEIAVNSPLDKILQIRTVNPLDFDIFREKLSALEVASSHDEPIVVLEHLKEIVPMFATAGTESELEAIPSGVDSFVKQ